One Deltaproteobacteria bacterium genomic window, CGGTGGTCAACGTGCTGGCCCGCCTCCAGGCCGCGCAGGCCGGGCGGGGGCGCTGCGCGGCGGAGGATGTGACCCGGGCCGTCGAGGCTGCAGACCTGCTGGTCCTCGAGCACTCGACGCTCTATCATAGCGACCTGTTTGCCGCCTTGACCCAATCGGTGCTGGCCAGCCCGACCCTCTGCTCCGACCTGCTCGCGCGGCTCGGGGGCGGAGCTGGCGAGGGAGGACGCGATGAGTAACCTTGAATACCCCTCCTCCGTGGAGCTGGCTCACCTGCCCACGCCCCTCACGCCCCTCGAGCGCCTCTCCGCGCGACTGGGCGCGGAGGTCTTGTGCAAGCGGGACGACCTGACCGGCGCTCCGCTCTCGGGCAACAAGGTCCGCAAGCTCGAGTTCCTGATGGCCGACGCGCTCGACCGTTCCAGCCCCGGGGTCGTCACCTGCGGCGGCGAGCAGAGCAACCACGCCCGCGCCACCGCCATCGCCGCGGCGCGCCTCGGCCTGAAGAGCCACCTGCTCCTGCGCACGGCCGACCCGAAAAACCCGCCCGCTCTCGAGGGGAACATCCTCCTCGACCGGCTCGTGGGGGCCTCGATCCGCTGGATCAGTCGCGAACAGTGGAAGGAGCGCGACGCGCTGATGGCGTCCGACGCGCAGGGCCTCGCCGCGTCGTGGGGCGGGGCGCCGTACGTGATCCCCGAGGGAGGATCGGACGCGGTCGGCGCGTGGGGCTACGTACGGTGCGTCGCCGAGCTCGCCGAGCAACTGGGCGCGGTGCCCGCCACGATCGTCTACGCCACCGGGTCGGGGGGCACGGGGGCAGGCCTCATCGCGGGGTGCCGGTTGCTCGACCTGCCGTATCGCCTCGTCGGCGTCTGCGTCTGCGACGGCCGCGCCTACTTCCAGCGCCGCATCACGGAGATCCTCGCGCAGATGTCCGCCCGCTACGGGGTGG contains:
- a CDS encoding D-cysteine desulfhydrase family protein, which translates into the protein MSNLEYPSSVELAHLPTPLTPLERLSARLGAEVLCKRDDLTGAPLSGNKVRKLEFLMADALDRSSPGVVTCGGEQSNHARATAIAAARLGLKSHLLLRTADPKNPPALEGNILLDRLVGASIRWISREQWKERDALMASDAQGLAASWGGAPYVIPEGGSDAVGAWGYVRCVAELAEQLGAVPATIVYATGSGGTGAGLIAGCRLLDLPYRLVGVCVCDGRAYFQRRITEILAQMSARYGVDVTTDAEGIEIWENYVGRGYALSREEELRCLIDAARLEGLLLDPVYTGKAFYGLLTELKNGRALGGPVVFLHTGGIYGLFPKAAELAPLL